A section of the Eublepharis macularius isolate TG4126 chromosome 1, MPM_Emac_v1.0, whole genome shotgun sequence genome encodes:
- the LRATD1 gene encoding protein LRATD1, whose product MGNQLDRITHLNYSELPTGDPSGIEKDELRVGVAYFFSDEEEDLDERGPADKYSVKGSGSPAHETPTHHHHPPQLVLSEPQFSAFRGQECIFSKVSGDPQAGDLSVYPVSALPALCQPGDLLELVYLGPSDHPPPPPHWAVYVGSGQIIHLHQGQIRQDSLYEAAAGNVGRVVSSWYRYRPLVAELVVQNACGHLGLKSPEICWTNSESFAAWCRFGKREFKAGGELQPPSGSQPAQQYYLKIHLADDKVHTVRFHSLEDLIREKRRIDAGSKLRVIQELALVDDKE is encoded by the coding sequence ATGGGAAATCAACTGGATCGCATCACCCACCTGAATTACAGCGAGCTGCCAACCGGGGACCCTTCGGGGATCGAGAAGGACGAGCTGCGCGTCGGGGTGGCGTACTTCTTCTCGGATGAGGAGGAGGACCTGGACGAGCGAGGGCCTGCCGACAAGTACAGCGTGAAGGGCTCCGGCAGCCCGGCCCACGAgacccccacccaccaccaccacccgccgCAGCTGGTGCTCAGCGAGCCCCAGTTCTCCGCCTTCCGCGGGCAGGAATGCATCTTCTCCAAAGTCAGCGGCGACCCGCAGGCGGGGGACCTGAGCGTCTACCCGGTCTCGGCCCTGCCTGCCCTGTGCCAGCCGGGGGACTTGCTGGAGCTCGTCTACCTGGGGCCCTCCGAccacccgccgccgccgccgcactgGGCGGTCTACGTGGGCAGCGGGCAGATCATCCACTTGCACCAGGGCCAGATTCGCCAGGACAGCTTGTACGAGGCGGCGGCGGGCAACGTGGGCCGGGTGGTGAGTAGCTGGTACCGCTACCGCCCCCTGGTGGCCGAGCTGGTGGTGCAGAACGCCTGCGGCCACCTGGGCCTAAAGAGCCCTGAGATCTGTTGGACGAACTCGGAGAGCTTCGCCGCCTGGTGCCGCTTCGGCAAACGGGAGTTCAAAGCCGGCGGCGAGCTCCAGCCGCCCTCGGGCTCGCAGCCCGCGCAGCAATACTATCTCAAGATCCACCTGGCCGACGACAAGGTGCACACGGTGCGCTTCCACAGCCTGGAGGACCTCATCCGGGAGAAGCGCCGCATCGACGCCGGCAGCAAGCTGAGGGTGATCCAGGAGCTGGCCCTCGTGGATGACAAAGAATGA